A region from the Flavobacteriales bacterium genome encodes:
- a CDS encoding alkaline phosphatase D family protein gives MRLLLAPALLLSTALHAQDTINPVVMLGPVTMNEATIWSMRYSIPDIAIQYRIANDSMDKWSNKWSWPLEEQSLRNVKLDGLIPGTTYEYRLVHPEDRSEHVLSDVYHFTTQPLWQWRTDPPEFTVAMGSCNYVNEERFDRPGKPYGDGYQIYNSIADKKPDLMLWLGDNIYLREPDWDSRSGFLHRYTHTRSMPEMQRLLTTCPNYAIWDDHDFGPNDGDRSFVHAETSREMFRLFWPNPTPEQPGVGGVGTQFSHADIDFFLLDDRSFRTRADLKSGEPQILGTAQIDRLIEGLKFSKAPFKLVAVGGQFLNTVAQYENFANYPKERQAIIDRIQAEGITGVLFLSGDRHFTELSELTLPDGNIIRDLTVSPLTSTAYDPKEDNTLRVEGTRVGQRNFATLTFSGKRTERAMTIRVFDSDGKLMWERNVPQPKPGQ, from the coding sequence ATGCGCCTGTTACTCGCTCCTGCTCTCCTCCTCTCGACAGCGCTCCACGCGCAGGATACTATCAACCCCGTGGTGATGCTCGGACCCGTAACCATGAACGAAGCCACCATTTGGTCCATGCGGTACAGCATTCCGGACATTGCGATCCAGTACCGGATCGCGAACGACAGCATGGACAAATGGTCGAACAAGTGGTCGTGGCCTTTGGAGGAGCAGTCGCTGAGGAACGTCAAGCTTGATGGGCTCATTCCCGGGACCACCTACGAGTACCGCCTTGTGCACCCCGAGGACCGTTCGGAGCACGTGCTGAGCGACGTGTACCACTTCACCACCCAACCCCTTTGGCAGTGGCGTACCGATCCGCCGGAATTCACCGTGGCCATGGGCAGCTGCAACTACGTGAACGAGGAACGCTTCGACCGTCCGGGCAAACCCTACGGCGACGGTTACCAGATCTACAACAGCATCGCCGACAAGAAGCCTGACCTGATGCTCTGGCTCGGCGACAACATCTATTTGCGCGAACCGGACTGGGATTCGCGCAGCGGTTTCCTGCACCGGTACACGCATACTCGCTCGATGCCGGAGATGCAGCGCTTGCTGACCACCTGCCCCAACTACGCCATCTGGGACGACCACGACTTCGGCCCGAATGACGGCGACCGCAGTTTCGTGCACGCAGAGACCTCGCGGGAAATGTTCCGCCTCTTCTGGCCCAACCCGACACCTGAGCAACCCGGCGTGGGTGGCGTGGGCACACAGTTCAGCCATGCTGACATCGACTTCTTCCTGCTCGACGACCGCAGCTTCCGCACGCGAGCCGACCTGAAGTCCGGCGAGCCGCAGATCCTCGGCACCGCGCAGATCGATCGGCTCATTGAAGGCCTCAAGTTCAGCAAAGCACCGTTCAAGCTGGTGGCCGTGGGCGGACAGTTCCTCAACACCGTGGCGCAGTACGAGAACTTCGCCAACTATCCAAAGGAGCGGCAGGCCATCATCGACCGCATCCAGGCTGAAGGCATCACCGGTGTCTTGTTCCTGTCCGGGGACCGGCACTTCACCGAGTTGAGCGAACTAACACTGCCGGACGGCAACATCATCCGCGACCTGACGGTTTCGCCGCTAACGAGCACGGCCTACGACCCAAAGGAAGACAACACCCTTCGCGTGGAAGGCACGCGCGTCGGCCAGCGCAACTTCGCTACGCTCACCTTCAGCGGAAAACGGACGGAACGTGCGATGACCATCCGCGTGTTCGACAGCGATGGGAAGTTGATGTGGGAGCGCAACGTACCGCAGCCGAAACCCGGTCAGTAG
- a CDS encoding dodecin domain-containing protein produces the protein MGVIKVIEILGNSKTSWEDATANAVKAASKSVRGIRSVNVQNQSAVVEKGKIVEYRVNLKIAFAIE, from the coding sequence ATGGGCGTCATCAAAGTCATTGAGATTCTCGGCAACAGCAAGACCAGTTGGGAAGACGCAACCGCAAACGCTGTGAAAGCCGCCAGCAAGAGCGTGCGCGGCATCCGTTCCGTGAACGTGCAGAACCAGAGCGCAGTCGTCGAAAAAGGCAAGATCGTGGAGTACCGCGTCAACCTGAAGATCGCCTTCGCGATCGAGTGA
- a CDS encoding DoxX family protein, translating to MSKLLNSEPVGLDFGLLVLRVVAGGGMLYGHGWTKLMNFSERMDTFYDPIGMGSVLALSLVVFAEVVCSAMVMLGLWLRLSTVPLVIAMAVAAFMANGDGPFKEMELALVYLGAFVALFFTGSGRFSIDRISFS from the coding sequence ATGTCGAAGCTCTTGAACTCCGAGCCGGTCGGTCTCGACTTCGGCCTGCTCGTATTGCGCGTGGTGGCCGGTGGCGGCATGCTGTACGGCCACGGCTGGACCAAGCTCATGAACTTCAGCGAGCGGATGGACACGTTCTATGATCCCATTGGCATGGGTTCGGTGCTCGCGCTGAGCCTGGTGGTCTTTGCCGAAGTGGTGTGCAGTGCGATGGTTATGCTCGGTCTTTGGTTGCGGTTGAGCACGGTGCCGCTCGTTATTGCCATGGCGGTGGCCGCCTTCATGGCCAACGGGGATGGCCCCTTCAAGGAGATGGAACTGGCGCTCGTTTACCTCGGTGCCTTTGTAGCGCTGTTCTTCACGGGGAGTGGGAGGTTCTCCATCGACCGCATCAGTTTCAGTTGA